Part of the Mytilus trossulus isolate FHL-02 chromosome 2, PNRI_Mtr1.1.1.hap1, whole genome shotgun sequence genome is shown below.
TAGGGTTACATAGTAAACATTTACAGCATTAACCATGATAACATGTGCCTTCTCCTTATTGATCTCTTCTATCTACGATTACAACTTAGCCTAAAGTACAAAACAACAACAGTGGGGACATTctgttgattttatttcataaaccAAACTTGTCATTTCGCGATTTCAATATCACATATTTCAGTTCCAAAATGCTATTTATTATCTTAAAGTTTGAATTCCTTACTTCTAAGTTGCAACGAAGCAATTTCCACTTCTGAATCCCAGACATCCTCACCCTGACTCTGACCATATATACATACGAAGGTGGCAGGGTAAAACAAGTTGCATAAGCAATACTGCCCCCTTTTTCAGTTTGACAATGATTAAGACACATAGAAAATCTTGGCATACCAGGATATCACTATCTTGAACAAGAAAACATACTACagggaaaacaaaaataaaagtttgtatGTCATTGTAAAAATGCGTATAGTATCTTGTATGTCAATTATGATTAAAGATATTaccaataataattattttatattaattgattTGCACATCAATTTGTAATTTGGTAGAACATTTAGGGCTATATAGACATTACAAGGTCAGACAGTGATAcgtgttttactttttttccaattttgcaGGTTGGTAGGAGGGACTGCAAAGTTGCAAGCGACTTCATTAGCAGCCGGGATGAAATTTCTGGCCTACCACACCTTCATTTTGCATTTGCAATCCATAGTTTTGTGCCGAGGCGTTATGTCGAAACACAAAATCCTGTTGCTACACCGTCCGTTGTCGGTAATTATGCAGAGGGCATGCGGATACCACCTCTTGTtattcaaaaatctaaaaacacttttgagaaaaagaaatttattccCGATTCTGACGTAACATTTCTTCACGTAAAGGATGTTATTGTCGACTTTCCGGATTCTATAGACGCTGACCAGGCTAATTACGTCATATCGACAGAAAGTTGTCACGCTGGTTATTGTAGACTTAAAATACTCGACAACGGGAACAACGAAAAATACGCAAATCTTGCCATTGACCATAAGGGCATTAACTATTTAGGAAGCAAAAAATCTGACATGCAATTTCGTACGAAAATATCAACTAACAAAAAAGCGATTGACTCTATGTTGTCATCATTGCTTAATAAAGGTCATGGATTCGATGTCAAATTCATGGACGTATTTTCTGGAGTTCCAAATGATTCGTTCAATTTGAATAGAAGACCGCACACATCTGTAGGTTTTAGTGGTATATTAGTTAGCGCACAGAAGGAAGAGGACAAAAACAAAGCTTCTTCCGGTTTAATTGAAGATGTTTATCAAGATGAAGTTGATCACCAGCTAGCTTTTCAATGCAAAACATGGCCCCCAATCGCTAATGATTGGAAAACCCGCGAAAGAACTTTTCAGTGGCCATCTGCAGCAACAATCGACAAAGTTTTACATTGTCCTGTTCATGTTGTACCTGTTTGCCACTCGTCAAGTGGAAATGCAGATATTGAATGGAAATTGTCGTTTGCCGTTGCAGAGAAACGATTAATTGCAGAGGAAGTGGGCGACACACAAAGGCAGTGTTATTTGGTATTGTACATGCTATGTTTGTCAATAATGGCAGAAGGGGTATTGAAAATTTCACATATTCGCTCAATTTTCTTTCACGCATGCGAAAATTTAGAAACGCGTATGTGGCATAAAAATCCTGCTTTTTGTGTCCTTTACCTTCTAGATCACCTGATCAAatctataaaaaagaaacaattaccTTGCTATTTTGTAAAATCTAACAACATGATGGACCATCTAACAGATTTACAAGTTTCACAATTAGAAAGACGACTAACCAATGTAAGAAGGAAACCAATAGAAGAATTATTATCTCTCGGAGAGACGTATACAATCTTGGACGTGTTCCCATACAATCTAAATGTAAGAAAATTATTTGCCGCAGTTCTTGCCGATGCAAAATCCTATAAAGACGTAGCACAAGCACAACAATCAGTTGCATATTTCATAAGTGCAAGCAATGCTGTTTGTAATGGATTCTATCATGAATATGGTTTCGACCACTGTGCATCCGTTTTTGAAGATGTTATCGACAACTTCGTTGAACCAGTTTTAGGAAAAGAAGAGGCAGTTAATCAACGAGATTATATCCCACATTTACTGAACCAGAGGAATATAGAATTCAGTAACGATCTTCCCCCTGATGATATATGGAAACCTATTACGTTTTGTAGATTTCTGATCGTTCGTTATGTAGAGGGTAATACTGGTGCTGGTCTTTATGAACACTTGGCATGCTTACATCATGCTGCAGCAAATATATTCAAAGAGAGAAGACTGGAACTTCTGAAGACCGCTGACGTACAATTCAACGAAGCATTGAAACGTGAAGGTGAAGGTCATGGTGCTGGGCTGTTTGTCGATTATGCACATTTCTTATGCACATGTGGTCGTCACGAGGAAGCTGTTCCGCATATAATGAGAGTTATATCAACAGAAAAAGAGAAACCGGAGTCTGTAAATTATTATGGAAGGATGGAATCTCATACCGTCGATAGTTACttgcaaaatgaaataaatacgaATGGAGGGATTGAAGTTTTATCTGTTGTTTTTGCATACTATTTACTTGTCGATTGTTATAATGTCATGAAGAAAACAACCGATGTAGAAAATGCGTTGGAAGGATTTGAAAAAGTGTGCGAACAATGTGGAGATCTGAAAGCATATAACTTATTAGGCTATACCTACCTCAAACTTGGAGAAAAGGACAAGGCTACGAAAACATTCACCCGAGCGCAAAAAGAACCGTCtaataaaatagtaaaacaatACCTTCCAAAACCACCCGCaaagaaaggaaaaaatggGCATCGAAAATGATATAGAATAGCCTTAGAGAAATGTGATATTagtaaatgaatattaaattaatatattttgaagaaaaccaAACGTGTTGTCtaataagcaaaaaaaaaagttgttttttttatgagaaaaatCAACATTATTCGAATCAACaactacaaaaatattaatatcatGAATAATTTTTCACCTCAGTGAAAagaatatttgattttcttgCTTTAAAATGTTTCCGCAAAACATTTACATACAGAGATATGGCCCATTTCACATGATTTTATTTCACACTatgtcaatttatttaaaattcacaCTATCATAGATTTAAATGTGTATCTAAAGGTTttacgaactatttgataaattttcaaaCGTGACTAAATTGTAAATGCctataaatacatgaatatggctTAAAATACAGATCTTGACAAACtttgataattcattaaaagGACAATATTATAGTTATGCTTTACcaaaattagaaagaaactAAGGTCCTTCGATTGAGAGACGTCACCagatataaaatattacataaaacattaaaaatgtgcCATATTGTATTCAACAGAAATACGTAGCGCTAATTTAATCGAAAAATACTTATATGACAATATAATTTTATGGACGCCTccacgagttggttgatcgttatggaataccgtttcagaaattatttcagATATGTTCCTGATGTCGTAACTACACTCTACTTCACTCTTCACTAATGTGACCTACCTAATTACTATATACCTGATTGGTAATAACAtaagtaacacgacgggtgacctctcggagcacctgagatcaccccctgtttgataagaatttaaaataacaatgtgATCTTTGGATGAGTAGCAGCCCTTAATTTAAACTACACGAGTAACTCTTAATGGTACCCTTATTCAACTTCCATATTTGATCTTTTCTCAGTTTaatcttttttaataaacacTTACGTTTCAATCAAGCTAGGTTGATCTTATAcggttttttatattatatagtcTTGAATTCATGAACTGCTGTATATTACACATTTCACTCTTTATCTGTACTTTTATAAAGTGGATTTCCAAGTGTTCTCTTAAGTGGGTAGTACTGTGCTGGAATCATTTACAATACtattaataaactcatcatggaaAACAGAATGAAACTGGTGTACGCCAGGCGCGCGTGTAGTCTTCAAAAGACGCATAAGTGACgcccaaattaaaaaaaatggagaatATGTCTATTGGAGATTTGGACACATATGAAGCCTCCTTTCTTATAACGTTATAAAGAGACATAACTCGAGAAATATCGAAGTTACGCCACCTAAATGCGAATTCAATCCgtgttttgtggttataagAATTGTGtatcagtttcataacattttatttaggCAATCTTAGATATTGGAAAccaatttcaaaacatatacATATGGACAAAGGAAACACTAAATTCCAACTCTGATGATGGCGTAGTAATTTAAAAAGGCTAAATTAAGTTCAAACTGTTCAAATCCCTAAATTCTGACATGTTGTGCCAAACACAGTTAAATCAATCTATTCCTGGTTGTAGAACATtctcaatatttcaaaaaattgaaaGATTAGAAAACAGCTAATCTATAATCATGGCCTTATCAATGATGATTCATTCCAATACCGGAGTGCTGTAATTgggagctgatgatacccttttaatgtttgtgttaagGGCCGTTATAAACAAGGAGTAACTGTTAAAAATGCTGATTGTGGCATGAGCTGAGTTTGGATAGAAATATAACTTGAGCCCTTGGaataacaaatctttaaaacactTCTATAGAAGTACACCTAATTTATCTCAATATTTCCCCCAGTCCCCagtatgtggaacgcatctatcccatcgaacgcgagataaaggatactacataTACAGTTGAGTCGGCCTCAAATCttaaatctagaaattgacaatgagagtcggttgaaaacaaaactttacgacaacaGAATTTAGCgctccaattgtgaactttccatttctaagtagcaacattccagtagTACCTGCATACGGGaaatatatctctcaattgatacgatattcccgtgcttgcatttcctatcatgattttcttgaaagtgggttgctgcttacaagaaAGCTTTTAAAGCAAGAGTtctaaatggtgaagttgaaatcatcccttcgtaaattttacggacgccatcacgagttggttgaccgtgatgtttgttttacaaatgatatcggatatgttccttacgtcgtaactacaatccccttccctttcatgaatgtgacctaccaaattagactatttaccgaatttcttatcacataagcaacatgacgggtgccacatgtgtatcaggatctgctttcccatccggagcacctgagatcacccctggtttttggtggggttcgtgttgtttattctttagttttctatgttgtgtcatgtgtactattgtttgtctgtttgtatttttttccttttaagtcatggcgttgtcagtttattttcgatttatgagtttgactgtccctttagtatctttcttccctcttttatgcagagtaatttattatatgtaGCCAGACCAGTGGTGGCATGAATATAAGGTAGCATGTTCATCTCTGTACAAAGGTGGTTTGTTCGTGgatataatagttatcaaagttaccaggattatgatttaatacgcctagacgcgagtttcgtctatatgaggacccaaaattcaaaaaagttgtgccaaatacggccaaggtaatctattccttggatgcgaaaatcattagttttaaatttttttttaaagattagtaacaggaaatgtttaaaaatgacaatattattgatattcatgtcaacaccaagtgattactactgggctagtgataccctcggggacgaaacgtccaccatcaGTGGCATCGCCCTAGtgctgtaaatagttatcaaacgtaccaggattataatttaatacgccggacgcgcgtttcgtttacataagactcatcagtggcccAGATAAAAAAAAGCTTAACAAGtgaaaagttgaagagcattgaggacccataATTACAATGTGTGCTAAATAGGGCTAAGATAATCtcttcctgggataagaaaatcgttagttttttcaaaacaaaatatttaaaaatgaatccaTTTATAACTGCTTTAACCGTCTTTTCGCACATGCCTGAGCTTAAAACGGGagtgttatttgttttaatgtcgGAATTAAAAAGAGAGATTACAAGTCCACGGTATAGCTTGGCAACATGACATTGAATAGACATATCGGCCAGGTCTGTCAAACATTGAAACAAGTCATTATAAAGAAAGGATGATCTCTTTTTATTCTAAAGGGCCAATACATccttttaaaaagaattaatgTAGGCCATGTATAACTGTATATTGAATAGAACGTAAAACCCATAACAATTTGAAAGAGATGATAACTTGTGTTCATCCATGACTAAATGTAGTATAATGGGTGTAAATTGAACACGAATAGATCATTTATCAATGCTGTATGGTTCAAAACCCAAGGGTCAAAACACTGCAAATGTCGACGtaatacaaataattaagttaGTTGAATTTTCTATTCCAGAAAATATGTCTATGAAACTGGACGATATATCCCATTTAAAAAGTGTGCCCTTCAGAACTCCCTCGCCTTCAATCCATTTCAACTTCcaacgtttctttttttttgcatactagTATATAACACTTGTATAATGTGTTGTCGTTGATAGTTTCCGTATATCTTTACcaaagaatattttcattttctatttggcAGTTTTTAAGAGTATTCACAATAACGTTTTTTAGCCTTTAGATTAGCTTTCTAAATGGATTTGAAGATGACTTTTTCTTTGGTTAAGCTAAACGAACAACTTTATTATTTGAGGGGTTGATAAGTTTTTCGTTAATAAATGTacaatcaaaatttttatttagaaattacGACTTGAACAATTGAATAACATCCTCTCGGAAGACTGATGAAATGATGATTTGCGATAATATAACGTCTAAAATGGTACAATAACATACAAAACTATCTTAAAGACATGACGAACATTAAGTTTGATCCTTTAAAGTTCTACTATAAACGTTAAAAAAAGGCACTTcttaaacatctaaactttgcctatatttttcaacctataaagAATAAAGTCCTAAACTATGGGGagttatgttcatttaaacatacataatatataccCATTGTGTAAAGTGCAAATAAACTTGgaattgttatgttgtggccaaaccAGTTCTTAGGGTGATCACTTAATTTCCCCAAAAATCTGGAGGCCTACGAGACGAATTAGTTTGTTCAAAATTGGTATAGACCTTTCTATTAGACAGGGACATCTACGTCGACATAACATGGAGGTGAGTGGCAACTTTTAATGAACCTTTCAATACTGTGTTGGTATCTTCCAATGAACCTTTAAATATTATGGTGGTATCTTCCAATGAAACTTCCTATTATGTGGTGGTATCTTCAAATGAACCTTCCCGTTGTGTCGTGGCATCTTCCAATGCACCTTTAAATCCTATGGTGGTACTTTCTAATGAACCTTCCTATTATGTGGTGGTATCTAGCAATGAACGTTCCTATTATGTGGTGGTATCTTCCAAAGAACCTTCCTATTATGTGGTGGTATCTTCCAAAGAACCTTTAAATCCTATGGTGGTACTTTCCAATGAACCTTCCAATTATGTGGTGGTATTTTCCAATGAACCTTCCTATTTTGTGTTGGCATCTTTCAATGAACATTCCTATTATGTGGTGGTATCTTCCAATGAACCTTTAAATATTATGGTGGTATCTTCCAATGAAACTTCCTATTATGTGGTGGTATCTTCAAATGAACCTTCCCGTTGTGTCGTGGCATCTTCCAATGAACCTTTAAATCCTATGGTGGTACTTTCCAATGAACCTTCCTATTATGTGGGGATATATTTCATTGAACGTTCCTATTATGTGTTGGTATCTTTCAATGAACCTTCCTATTATGTGGTGGTATCTTCCAATGAACCTTTAAATCCTATGGTGGTACTTTCTAATGAACCCTCCTATTATGTGGTGGTATCTTCCAATGAACCTTCCTTTTATTAGGTGGTATCTTCCAATGAACCTTCTAATTATTTGGTTGTATCTTCCAATGAACCTTTATATTATGTGGTGGTACCTTCCAATTAACATTCCAATTATGTGGTGGTATCTTCCAATGAACCGTTCCATTCCGTGTGAAGGTATCTTCGTATggatttttattctatttaattgttatcttataattcgtttctgtgtgtgttgcattgtcgtttgagtttttgttgcactttagtgtttctgttgtttcgttgttttcctcttgcGTTTGATGTGTtaccctcagtttaagtttgcagtctggatttgttttttctcaatcgatttatgactttgaagAACGGTATTCCggtactactgttgcttttatctGTGGTAAAAACTTCCAAAAAAACGGTCTATTCCTTGGGGGAACTATCAAATGAACCTTTCTGTCATTTGAAGGCatctttcatagatttctatcgTATTGTGGTACCTTTCAATGAACCGTTCTATTCCGTTGTGGAACtatcaaatgtatttttctatCCTGTGGTGTTATATTCTAGGGAACAGTGAAATCATGTGGTGGTATCTTCCTAAGAATCTTTTTATCCTGTGGTGTTACCTTCCAATGAATCGTTGTATCCTATG
Proteins encoded:
- the LOC134706367 gene encoding uncharacterized protein LOC134706367 isoform X1; the encoded protein is MDEQNGKKEKITNVGRRDCKVASDFISSRDEISGLPHLHFAFAIHSFVPRRYVETQNPVATPSVVGNYAEGMRIPPLVIQKSKNTFEKKKFIPDSDVTFLHVKDVIVDFPDSIDADQANYVISTESCHAGYCRLKILDNGNNEKYANLAIDHKGINYLGSKKSDMQFRTKISTNKKAIDSMLSSLLNKGHGFDVKFMDVFSGVPNDSFNLNRRPHTSVGFSGILVSAQKEEDKNKASSGLIEDVYQDEVDHQLAFQCKTWPPIANDWKTRERTFQWPSAATIDKVLHCPVHVVPVCHSSSGNADIEWKLSFAVAEKRLIAEEVGDTQRQCYLVLYMLCLSIMAEGVLKISHIRSIFFHACENLETRMWHKNPAFCVLYLLDHLIKSIKKKQLPCYFVKSNNMMDHLTDLQVSQLERRLTNVRRKPIEELLSLGETYTILDVFPYNLNVRKLFAAVLADAKSYKDVAQAQQSVAYFISASNAVCNGFYHEYGFDHCASVFEDVIDNFVEPVLGKEEAVNQRDYIPHLLNQRNIEFSNDLPPDDIWKPITFCRFLIVRYVEGNTGAGLYEHLACLHHAAANIFKERRLELLKTADVQFNEALKREGEGHGAGLFVDYAHFLCTCGRHEEAVPHIMRVISTEKEKPESVNYYGRMESHTVDSYLQNEINTNGGIEVLSVVFAYYLLVDCYNVMKKTTDVENALEGFEKVCEQCGDLKAYNLLGYTYLKLGEKDKATKTFTRAQKEPSNKIVKQYLPKPPAKKGKNGHRK
- the LOC134706367 gene encoding uncharacterized protein LOC134706367 isoform X2; amino-acid sequence: MAVGRRDCKVASDFISSRDEISGLPHLHFAFAIHSFVPRRYVETQNPVATPSVVGNYAEGMRIPPLVIQKSKNTFEKKKFIPDSDVTFLHVKDVIVDFPDSIDADQANYVISTESCHAGYCRLKILDNGNNEKYANLAIDHKGINYLGSKKSDMQFRTKISTNKKAIDSMLSSLLNKGHGFDVKFMDVFSGVPNDSFNLNRRPHTSVGFSGILVSAQKEEDKNKASSGLIEDVYQDEVDHQLAFQCKTWPPIANDWKTRERTFQWPSAATIDKVLHCPVHVVPVCHSSSGNADIEWKLSFAVAEKRLIAEEVGDTQRQCYLVLYMLCLSIMAEGVLKISHIRSIFFHACENLETRMWHKNPAFCVLYLLDHLIKSIKKKQLPCYFVKSNNMMDHLTDLQVSQLERRLTNVRRKPIEELLSLGETYTILDVFPYNLNVRKLFAAVLADAKSYKDVAQAQQSVAYFISASNAVCNGFYHEYGFDHCASVFEDVIDNFVEPVLGKEEAVNQRDYIPHLLNQRNIEFSNDLPPDDIWKPITFCRFLIVRYVEGNTGAGLYEHLACLHHAAANIFKERRLELLKTADVQFNEALKREGEGHGAGLFVDYAHFLCTCGRHEEAVPHIMRVISTEKEKPESVNYYGRMESHTVDSYLQNEINTNGGIEVLSVVFAYYLLVDCYNVMKKTTDVENALEGFEKVCEQCGDLKAYNLLGYTYLKLGEKDKATKTFTRAQKEPSNKIVKQYLPKPPAKKGKNGHRK